Proteins encoded within one genomic window of Mesobacillus subterraneus:
- the paaC gene encoding 1,2-phenylacetyl-CoA epoxidase subunit PaaC, which yields MKYELDDALKNKDLRDAAVELLFQLADDDFIIAYRGSEWLGLAPHIEEDVAFSSISQDTMGHAAMFYQLLSDLGAGDPDHLAHARPAAERKNAILLEKVNGPGTYLNEPHYDWAFAVVRNYFYAQVKKVKIESLKNSTYQPLGEAAVKINMELYYHLLHWKTWFSQLVSAGSEARIRMEAAMEKVFDELEGLFTMGSQADELTKHNLIDSEEALRTKWMQLMSPVFESLDLKMPAQFGMESGNGRNGEHTSDLQTALDTLGEVYNSDPAASW from the coding sequence ATGAAATACGAACTTGATGATGCGTTGAAAAATAAAGACCTTCGCGACGCTGCAGTTGAGCTCCTCTTCCAGCTTGCAGATGACGACTTCATCATTGCCTACCGTGGTTCCGAGTGGCTGGGACTCGCCCCTCATATTGAAGAGGATGTCGCTTTTTCCTCAATCAGCCAGGATACAATGGGACATGCGGCGATGTTTTATCAGCTTCTTAGCGACCTGGGAGCTGGTGATCCGGACCATCTCGCCCATGCGAGGCCAGCAGCAGAACGAAAGAATGCGATTTTACTAGAAAAGGTGAACGGCCCGGGAACGTATTTGAATGAGCCGCATTATGACTGGGCATTCGCGGTAGTAAGAAATTATTTTTACGCACAGGTCAAGAAAGTCAAAATTGAATCTCTGAAGAATTCAACCTACCAGCCGTTGGGTGAAGCAGCGGTAAAGATCAATATGGAACTTTACTACCATCTCTTGCACTGGAAGACATGGTTCTCCCAACTGGTGAGCGCCGGAAGCGAAGCGAGAATCAGGATGGAAGCCGCTATGGAGAAGGTTTTTGATGAGCTTGAAGGACTGTTCACCATGGGGTCACAGGCGGATGAGCTCACAAAGCACAATTTGATCGATTCAGAGGAAGCTTTGAGAACGAAATGGATGCAATTGATGTCACCTGTTTTTGAATCCCTGGACCTCAAGATGCCGGCTCAATTCGGAATGGAGAGCGGAAATGGGCGAAATGGAGAGCATACATCAGATTTGCAGACTGCTCTTGATACATTAGGCGAGGTTTATAATTCCGATCCGGCAGCGAGCTGGTGA
- a CDS encoding NAD(P)H-dependent oxidoreductase — MREKEAMKQEILEAFHFRHATKEFDPTKKISEEDFRFILETGQLSPSSFGFEPWRFLVVQSAELREKVKNTAWGAFGKLPEASHFVIILARTKVDTKYDSEYLQDHFRNKKKMPEEFMANYLKRIEEFQKSDFELLDGDRPLFDWACKQTYIVLANMMTAAAQIGIDSCPIEGFNFEKMNNLLADEGLLDDGHFGISVMCAFGYRVTEPNPKTRRPLDDLVKWV; from the coding sequence ATGCGTGAGAAAGAAGCTATGAAGCAGGAAATTCTTGAGGCTTTTCATTTTAGGCATGCGACCAAGGAATTTGATCCAACCAAAAAGATTTCAGAGGAAGACTTCCGTTTTATCCTGGAGACCGGACAGCTATCCCCAAGTTCTTTTGGTTTTGAACCATGGCGCTTTCTTGTTGTACAAAGCGCGGAGCTTCGCGAGAAAGTTAAGAATACTGCGTGGGGAGCGTTTGGCAAGCTTCCGGAAGCAAGCCATTTTGTGATTATCCTTGCAAGGACGAAGGTTGATACAAAATATGACTCTGAATATCTGCAGGATCATTTTAGAAATAAGAAAAAAATGCCCGAGGAATTCATGGCGAATTACCTCAAGCGAATCGAGGAATTCCAGAAGTCTGATTTTGAATTGCTCGACGGAGATCGCCCACTATTTGATTGGGCCTGCAAACAAACTTATATCGTCCTGGCCAATATGATGACGGCGGCAGCGCAAATTGGCATTGATTCATGTCCGATAGAGGGTTTCAATTTTGAAAAAATGAACAACCTTCTGGCAGATGAAGGTTTGCTTGACGATGGACATTTCGGAATATCCGTTATGTGCGCGTTCGGCTATCGTGTAACAGAACCGAACCCAAAGACAAGAAGGCCATTGGATGATTTAGTTAAATGGGTATAA
- the paaX gene encoding phenylacetic acid degradation operon negative regulatory protein PaaX — translation MNTRSMIFTLYGDYISHYGSKIWIGSLIRLLNEFSHNDQSVRAAISRMNKQGWVQAEKIGNKSYYSLTPRGQKRIEEAGKRIFKLKPEDWDGKWRILMYTIPEEIRNVRDELRKELIWSGFGSMSNSFWISANNLERQVNDLIEKYEIEQYVDFFVAEYKGPHENLRLVEKSWDLQEINSKYQEFISEYSQKYIIDKNKIQKGSMTDAECFVERTKLVHEYRKFLFFDPGLPEELLPEKWLGSHAASLFSEYYKELAEPASRFFESVFKEGNEIKHKDVDYNVMDHPFILE, via the coding sequence TTGAATACAAGATCAATGATTTTTACCCTATACGGTGACTATATCTCCCATTATGGAAGCAAAATTTGGATTGGCAGCCTGATTCGCCTTCTGAATGAATTTAGCCACAATGACCAGTCGGTGAGAGCGGCAATTTCCCGCATGAATAAACAGGGCTGGGTACAGGCTGAGAAAATCGGGAATAAGAGCTACTATTCTCTCACGCCTCGCGGTCAGAAAAGGATCGAAGAGGCGGGCAAGCGTATTTTTAAATTGAAACCTGAAGACTGGGACGGAAAGTGGAGAATCCTGATGTATACGATACCTGAGGAAATTCGCAATGTCCGTGATGAACTGCGCAAGGAACTGATCTGGAGCGGCTTCGGCTCGATGTCGAACAGCTTCTGGATTTCAGCCAATAATCTCGAGAGACAAGTAAATGATCTGATCGAGAAATACGAAATCGAACAGTATGTCGATTTCTTTGTTGCTGAGTACAAAGGACCTCATGAAAATCTGCGCCTCGTTGAAAAAAGCTGGGACCTGCAGGAAATTAACTCGAAATACCAGGAATTCATCAGTGAATACAGCCAGAAATACATCATCGATAAAAACAAGATCCAGAAGGGCAGCATGACGGACGCTGAATGCTTCGTTGAACGCACGAAGCTGGTGCATGAATACAGAAAATTCCTCTTCTTTGACCCAGGTCTTCCAGAAGAACTTTTGCCTGAAAAATGGCTGGGTAGCCACGCCGCTTCCTTGTTTAGCGAGTACTACAAAGAACTCGCAGAACCAGCATCGCGCTTCTTTGAGTCCGTTTTTAAAGAAGGAAACGAAATCAAGCATAAAGACGTGGACTACAACGTAATGGATCATCCTTTTATATTAGAATAG
- a CDS encoding enoyl-CoA hydratase-related protein, which translates to MFETVLYEVGNQVAYITLNRPDKLNAFTEQLNKEIQSAIKSASRDKEVRALVITGAGRAFCSGEDLAGVSDDMDHGEVLRKRYNPMLLELDRCEKPVIAAVNGVAAGAGMSLALACDFRVASEKASFVEAFIHVGLVPDAGNLYYLPRLIGHAKAMELAVFGEKIPADKAKDLGLVTEVYSLDNWNESVAAFAERLANMPTKAIGLIKRNLKASWHSNLEDYLERDAQSQRIAGQTADHKEGVQAFMEKRKPVFKGE; encoded by the coding sequence GTGTTTGAAACCGTTTTATATGAAGTGGGGAATCAGGTAGCCTACATTACCCTGAACCGTCCTGATAAATTGAATGCCTTCACCGAACAGTTGAATAAGGAAATCCAGAGCGCAATCAAGTCCGCTTCCCGCGATAAAGAGGTAAGGGCACTGGTCATCACGGGTGCAGGACGGGCATTTTGTTCAGGTGAGGATTTGGCAGGGGTCTCAGATGATATGGACCACGGCGAGGTGCTTCGCAAACGCTATAATCCAATGCTGCTGGAACTTGATCGTTGCGAAAAGCCGGTGATTGCCGCTGTGAATGGAGTGGCGGCCGGAGCTGGAATGAGCCTTGCGCTTGCCTGTGACTTCCGGGTTGCCTCTGAAAAAGCGAGTTTTGTAGAAGCATTTATCCATGTCGGTCTCGTGCCTGATGCCGGTAATCTGTATTATCTTCCGCGGCTCATCGGCCATGCGAAAGCGATGGAGCTTGCTGTATTTGGGGAGAAAATACCGGCAGATAAGGCAAAGGATCTTGGGCTTGTTACGGAAGTATACTCATTGGATAACTGGAATGAAAGTGTTGCCGCTTTTGCCGAAAGGCTGGCAAATATGCCGACAAAGGCAATCGGCCTGATCAAAAGAAACCTGAAAGCAAGCTGGCACTCTAACCTCGAGGACTATCTGGAGAGGGATGCTCAGAGCCAGCGAATTGCCGGACAGACTGCCGACCATAAGGAAGGCGTCCAGGCGTTCATGGAAAAAAGAAAACCGGTTTTCAAGGGTGAATAA
- the paaB gene encoding 1,2-phenylacetyl-CoA epoxidase subunit PaaB: protein MSGKGFYQEFEVFSKRTATSPMQYQFSLLAPNQELALVMAQENFMRREPVADIWIVKRDDIRKMSLEERQTLQRLDNKDYRNTKGYGYLKKKWRHYEQEMLDEKEILSWGGKQEK from the coding sequence ATGTCTGGGAAAGGATTTTATCAGGAATTTGAAGTGTTCAGCAAGCGAACGGCAACATCCCCTATGCAGTACCAGTTCTCATTGCTGGCGCCCAATCAAGAGCTGGCTCTTGTGATGGCACAGGAAAATTTCATGCGCCGGGAACCGGTTGCCGATATATGGATCGTCAAGCGTGACGATATCAGGAAAATGTCGCTTGAAGAACGTCAAACATTGCAAAGACTCGATAACAAAGATTACCGCAATACAAAAGGCTATGGCTATTTGAAAAAGAAATGGCGCCACTACGAGCAGGAAATGCTGGATGAAAAAGAAATCTTGTCATGGGGAGGGAAGCAGGAGAAATGA
- a CDS encoding aldehyde dehydrogenase family protein translates to MTTVKEQKFEAMAVKRETYQLIINGVRQDSTNGETYKVFNPATGEEVATVAKASKEDAELAVQAARNAFDFGKWRHFPVNKRSRTLNKIASIMRSRFNELVELEILDTGKSLAAAQGQVMQAIEDFEFYAGAIVSHRGAVNSMPGAFQNITEKEPVGVCAQIIPWNYPMMMAAWKIAPAIAVGCSVVVKPASLTPLTAIVLGEICIEAGVPEGVVNVIPGSGSVVGNYLVEHEKVDKVAFTGSTPIGKDIMARASQTLKRVTLELGGKSPSIVFEDADVDAAVAGSLFGIFYNTGQSCEARSRLYVHEDVYDEFMEKFVAKTKQLKLGNPFDKETHVGAVISQEQMNVIDGYVKSAVKDGAQVLAGGKAANLEGYENGYWYEPTIIAETDHSMKAVQEEIFGPVVVVMKFKDEKEAVKLANDSEYGLGSAIWTKDYGRATRVSKLIQAGIVMINCPFSAFPGTPFGGYKQSGFGRELCIETLDLYTETKSIVSYYGSRPLNPFNV, encoded by the coding sequence GTGACAACAGTAAAAGAACAAAAATTCGAAGCAATGGCGGTAAAACGCGAGACATATCAATTGATCATCAATGGAGTTCGTCAGGACAGCACGAATGGTGAAACTTATAAAGTCTTCAATCCAGCGACAGGCGAGGAAGTTGCAACTGTGGCTAAGGCTTCAAAAGAAGACGCAGAGCTTGCGGTTCAGGCTGCAAGAAATGCCTTCGACTTCGGAAAGTGGCGCCATTTCCCGGTGAACAAGCGCTCACGCACATTGAATAAAATCGCTTCAATCATGCGCTCCCGTTTCAATGAGCTGGTAGAATTGGAGATTCTTGATACAGGTAAATCCCTTGCTGCAGCACAGGGACAGGTAATGCAGGCAATCGAGGACTTCGAATTTTACGCAGGAGCGATCGTCAGCCACCGCGGTGCTGTGAACAGCATGCCTGGTGCATTCCAGAATATCACGGAAAAAGAGCCTGTCGGTGTTTGTGCCCAGATTATTCCTTGGAACTATCCGATGATGATGGCAGCATGGAAGATCGCACCGGCGATCGCAGTCGGCTGCTCAGTTGTAGTAAAACCAGCTTCTTTGACACCTTTAACTGCTATTGTACTTGGAGAGATTTGTATAGAAGCAGGCGTACCAGAAGGAGTTGTCAATGTCATTCCTGGATCTGGTTCTGTTGTCGGCAACTATCTTGTTGAACATGAAAAAGTAGACAAAGTTGCTTTCACAGGTTCAACACCAATCGGCAAGGATATCATGGCCAGAGCTTCCCAGACTCTAAAGCGTGTGACACTTGAACTTGGCGGAAAGTCACCGAGTATCGTCTTTGAAGATGCGGATGTTGATGCTGCAGTAGCGGGCTCTCTGTTCGGAATCTTCTACAATACAGGTCAATCATGTGAAGCCCGTTCAAGATTGTATGTCCATGAGGATGTATATGATGAGTTCATGGAGAAGTTCGTGGCAAAAACAAAGCAGCTGAAGCTTGGCAACCCATTTGATAAAGAAACTCATGTTGGTGCTGTCATCAGCCAGGAGCAAATGAATGTCATAGACGGTTATGTGAAATCCGCCGTCAAAGATGGAGCACAAGTTCTGGCAGGCGGCAAGGCTGCGAATCTGGAGGGCTATGAAAATGGCTACTGGTATGAGCCTACCATCATCGCTGAAACAGATCACAGCATGAAAGCTGTTCAAGAAGAAATCTTCGGTCCAGTTGTCGTCGTTATGAAGTTCAAGGATGAGAAAGAAGCTGTCAAACTGGCGAATGACAGTGAATATGGACTGGGATCTGCGATCTGGACGAAGGACTACGGACGAGCGACCAGAGTTTCCAAGCTGATCCAGGCAGGTATCGTCATGATCAATTGCCCGTTCTCCGCTTTCCCTGGCACACCGTTCGGAGGCTATAAGCAATCCGGATTCGGCCGTGAACTTTGCATCGAAACACTGGATTTATATACAGAAACAAAGAGTATCGTCTCTTACTACGGCAGCCGCCCGCTAAATCCGTTTAACGTCTAA
- a CDS encoding enoyl-CoA hydratase-related protein: MNNIKFQKEQHIAYVTIDRPESLNCFNYETLQELGDLVDKLHTDSDVRVVIFTGAGEKAFSAGADLKERKHLTEEEVRRNVKKIRDVFSAIAELPQPTIAAVNGFAFGGGFELMLACDFKIAAESALMGMTEVSWGIIPGAGGTQRLSRLVGEMKAKELILTARKISADTAYELGILTGVKPKEDVMTACKELAGEILQNAPIAVRQAKYAIQHGSSTDLQTGLAIESKAYEVTIPTKDRVEALNAFSEKRKPVFTAQ; the protein is encoded by the coding sequence ATGAACAACATCAAATTTCAGAAAGAGCAGCATATTGCATATGTGACGATTGATCGTCCGGAGTCGCTGAACTGCTTCAATTATGAAACACTTCAGGAACTTGGGGATTTAGTGGATAAGTTGCATACAGATTCAGACGTGAGAGTCGTCATTTTTACCGGAGCAGGGGAGAAAGCCTTTAGTGCAGGTGCCGATTTGAAAGAAAGAAAGCATCTTACTGAGGAAGAAGTGCGCCGAAATGTAAAAAAGATCCGTGATGTATTCAGTGCGATTGCCGAGCTGCCGCAGCCAACGATTGCCGCGGTGAACGGCTTTGCTTTTGGCGGCGGGTTCGAATTGATGCTTGCCTGTGATTTTAAAATTGCCGCAGAGAGTGCGTTGATGGGCATGACAGAGGTGAGTTGGGGCATCATTCCAGGCGCAGGCGGAACACAGCGACTCTCCAGGCTGGTTGGAGAGATGAAGGCAAAGGAATTGATCTTGACTGCCAGAAAAATCTCTGCTGATACAGCTTATGAACTGGGAATTCTGACAGGGGTAAAACCTAAAGAGGATGTCATGACTGCCTGTAAGGAGCTGGCCGGGGAAATTCTCCAGAATGCGCCGATTGCTGTGAGACAGGCGAAGTATGCCATCCAGCATGGAAGCAGCACAGACCTGCAGACTGGTCTGGCAATTGAGTCAAAAGCTTATGAAGTCACCATCCCAACAAAGGATCGTGTTGAAGCACTGAATGCCTTCAGTGAAAAACGCAAGCCTGTCTTTACAGCGCAATAA
- the paaD gene encoding 1,2-phenylacetyl-CoA epoxidase subunit PaaD — MMRDKIIEALQAVKDPEIDSVSIIELGMLEELEIGADTVLIKLLPTFMGCPALDIIKNNVIKAVSTIEGAENAEVKFIFHPPWTSDRVTEMGREKLKEFGIAPPPRHIAETGEWQADCPYCSSTYTTMENLFGPTACRSILYCKSCKNPFEAMKPVSTLM; from the coding sequence ATGATGAGAGATAAAATCATCGAAGCTTTGCAAGCTGTAAAGGACCCTGAAATCGACAGTGTATCGATTATTGAACTGGGGATGCTAGAGGAACTGGAAATTGGAGCAGATACAGTTTTGATAAAGTTATTGCCGACTTTCATGGGCTGTCCGGCTCTTGATATTATCAAAAACAATGTGATCAAGGCGGTATCGACCATTGAAGGAGCGGAAAACGCCGAAGTAAAGTTCATTTTCCATCCTCCTTGGACTTCAGACAGGGTGACTGAAATGGGCAGGGAAAAGCTGAAGGAATTCGGCATCGCACCTCCGCCAAGGCATATTGCCGAAACTGGGGAGTGGCAGGCTGATTGCCCTTACTGCAGCTCCACCTACACGACGATGGAAAACCTCTTTGGACCAACGGCTTGTCGCAGCATTCTATACTGTAAGTCGTGCAAAAATCCATTCGAGGCTATGAAACCTGTATCAACTTTGATGTGA
- a CDS encoding enoyl-CoA hydratase-related protein → MNKNYEMIETSVKGQVGLIELNRPKVLNALNRQMVSEVLSAMESYDNDSDVKVIVLAGKGRAFAAGADIDEMMEADAISMETLNQFTDWDRLAWIKKPVIGAVHGFALGGAFELALCCDMLFAADNAEFGFPEVNLGVMPGAGGTQRLTKLVGKTKAMEWILSGKRITVKEALHHGIINSTFSEEVLMEETIKFADTIAKQAPIAVRLIKESVLKAVDYPLYEGMQYERKNFYMLFATEDQKEGMRAFKEKRKPDFKGK, encoded by the coding sequence ATGAATAAAAACTATGAAATGATAGAAACGTCTGTTAAAGGACAAGTAGGATTAATCGAGCTTAATCGCCCGAAGGTCCTGAATGCCCTGAACAGACAAATGGTTTCGGAAGTTCTTTCTGCGATGGAGTCTTACGATAACGATTCTGACGTTAAGGTTATAGTCCTAGCTGGAAAGGGCAGGGCGTTTGCAGCAGGCGCTGATATCGATGAAATGATGGAAGCTGATGCCATCAGCATGGAAACGTTAAATCAGTTCACCGACTGGGACCGGCTTGCCTGGATCAAGAAGCCGGTTATCGGGGCAGTACATGGATTTGCTCTGGGCGGTGCATTCGAATTGGCACTATGCTGCGATATGCTGTTCGCTGCTGATAATGCGGAGTTTGGGTTTCCGGAAGTCAATCTTGGTGTGATGCCAGGTGCAGGTGGCACGCAAAGACTGACAAAGCTCGTCGGTAAAACAAAGGCGATGGAATGGATTCTTAGCGGCAAGCGCATTACCGTAAAAGAAGCCTTGCACCATGGAATCATCAATTCGACTTTTTCAGAGGAAGTATTGATGGAAGAAACAATAAAGTTTGCAGATACAATCGCAAAACAGGCGCCAATTGCCGTCAGGCTGATCAAGGAATCAGTCCTGAAAGCGGTCGATTACCCTTTATACGAAGGCATGCAATATGAGCGCAAAAACTTCTATATGCTTTTTGCGACAGAAGATCAGAAGGAAGGCATGAGGGCTTTCAAGGAGAAACGGAAGCCGGATTTTAAAGGGAAATAA
- the paaA gene encoding 1,2-phenylacetyl-CoA epoxidase subunit PaaA: MENTISFDHLTEEAKYEHFMKRIEAGDKIEADDWMPDDYRMTLIKLISMHGISEIMGALPEKEWVPKAPSLKRKLGIMAKVQDEMGHGQLLLRVAEDLMEPLGKSRENIIQDLLSGDLKFHNVFHMEAKTWGDAGLIGWLVDGAAIISQTNMLDASYGPYARALKRICAEEVFHAQHGEAIIMALAEGTDEQKAMIQDSIDRWWEALLMFFGPADASTTGTSKQDTTIKYRIRTKTNEELRQDFFTKYIPRVLSLGLKLPDETMHFDQESGMWQYKQPDWSKFKQIIKNNGTKSKDRLRLREISYSNNKWVIDALSAKA, encoded by the coding sequence ATGGAAAACACAATTTCTTTCGATCATCTGACTGAAGAAGCTAAATATGAGCACTTCATGAAGCGGATTGAAGCTGGCGATAAAATCGAGGCGGATGACTGGATGCCTGATGACTATCGAATGACACTAATCAAGCTAATTTCAATGCATGGCATCAGTGAGATCATGGGTGCGCTTCCTGAGAAAGAGTGGGTGCCAAAGGCTCCTTCTTTGAAAAGAAAGCTGGGAATCATGGCGAAGGTGCAGGATGAAATGGGACACGGTCAATTGTTGTTAAGGGTTGCTGAGGATTTAATGGAGCCGCTTGGAAAATCACGTGAGAACATTATTCAGGATTTGCTTTCCGGTGACCTAAAATTCCACAACGTCTTCCATATGGAAGCTAAAACATGGGGAGATGCCGGATTGATTGGCTGGCTTGTCGATGGTGCAGCGATTATATCCCAGACGAATATGCTTGATGCTTCTTATGGACCATATGCAAGAGCGTTGAAGCGAATCTGTGCGGAGGAAGTTTTCCACGCCCAGCATGGCGAGGCGATCATCATGGCGCTTGCAGAAGGAACAGATGAACAAAAAGCGATGATTCAGGATTCGATTGACCGATGGTGGGAAGCGCTTCTCATGTTCTTCGGTCCGGCGGATGCGTCTACTACAGGAACTTCCAAACAGGATACAACCATCAAATACAGAATAAGAACGAAAACCAACGAGGAGCTCCGCCAGGACTTTTTTACAAAATATATTCCAAGGGTCCTGTCGCTTGGTTTGAAGCTTCCAGATGAGACAATGCATTTTGACCAGGAGTCAGGCATGTGGCAATACAAGCAGCCGGATTGGAGCAAGTTCAAGCAAATCATCAAGAACAATGGGACTAAATCAAAGGACCGTCTAAGGCTGAGGGAGATTTCCTATAGTAACAATAAGTGGGTTATCGACGCATTGAGTGCTAAAGCATGA
- a CDS encoding 3-hydroxyacyl-CoA dehydrogenase has protein sequence MKKLVVIGSGVMGRGIAYVSSLGGFDTVLIDVEEKQLINAEQEINSIFEKGIARGKVMLDDAETAKARLKYSNFLAENVKDADLIIEAVPEKIDIKKTIFEVIDQHAPEHCLFASNTSTMSPTEIASFTKRPEKVIAMHFFNPVHKMPLVEIIRGLETSDETAEAIQNAAIQMGKETVIINEFPGFVTSRISALVGNEAFYMLQEGLGSPEDIDKAIKLGLNYPMGPFELGDLVGLDTRLNNLKYLHEKLGEKYRPAPLLEQYVKAGRLGRKTGRGVYDYRKSVTTK, from the coding sequence ATGAAGAAACTCGTCGTAATTGGTTCAGGTGTCATGGGCAGAGGGATTGCCTATGTCAGCAGCCTGGGCGGTTTTGATACTGTGCTGATTGATGTTGAAGAAAAACAGCTTATTAACGCCGAACAAGAAATCAACAGTATTTTTGAAAAAGGAATCGCCCGCGGTAAAGTAATGTTAGACGATGCAGAAACAGCCAAGGCAAGATTAAAGTATTCTAACTTCCTTGCCGAGAACGTCAAGGATGCGGATTTGATTATCGAAGCGGTACCAGAAAAGATAGATATCAAAAAGACAATCTTTGAAGTGATTGACCAGCACGCACCGGAACATTGCTTGTTTGCGTCCAATACTTCGACTATGAGCCCGACAGAAATCGCTTCTTTTACAAAGCGCCCTGAAAAGGTCATAGCGATGCATTTCTTCAACCCGGTACATAAGATGCCGCTTGTTGAGATCATTCGCGGTCTTGAAACGAGCGATGAAACAGCAGAAGCCATCCAGAATGCCGCAATCCAAATGGGCAAGGAAACTGTCATCATCAATGAATTTCCTGGCTTTGTCACAAGCCGGATCAGTGCACTTGTTGGCAATGAGGCATTTTACATGCTTCAGGAAGGATTGGGCTCTCCAGAAGATATCGACAAAGCCATCAAGCTGGGTTTGAATTACCCGATGGGCCCGTTCGAATTGGGCGATTTGGTAGGTCTTGATACACGCTTGAATAATCTGAAATACCTGCATGAGAAACTTGGTGAAAAATACCGCCCGGCACCTTTGCTGGAGCAATATGTAAAAGCAGGACGTCTTGGCAGGAAGACTGGACGCGGTGTGTACGATTATAGAAAGTCAGTTACCACGAAATAA
- a CDS encoding acetyl-CoA C-acyltransferase translates to MREVVIVDAVRTPIGRYNGSLRHIRPDDLGAVVIKALIERNPNVPAAEIEEVVLGNANQAGEDNRNVARMSGLLAGLPVEVAGTTINRLCGSGLDAVNYAVRAIFAGEGEIFIAGGTESMTRAPFVMAKPEKNFPRGNMEMFDTTIGWRFVNGKLREMYGTDSMPETAENVAIKYGISREAQDEFAAESQLRAQNAMEAGRFENEIIPVVYEDKKGNKTIIDRDEHPRPGTTVEKLAKLKPLFKDGTVTAGNASGVNDGASALLLMSRGKAEELGLKPLAKYIVSATAGLEPSIMGMGPVYAVQKALKRASLSVEELDLIELNEAFAAQSLGCIQELGLDKSKVNVNGGAIAFGHPLGASGARILTSLLYEMKKRDSKYGLATMCVGVGQGIATIIENIGER, encoded by the coding sequence ATGAGAGAAGTAGTAATTGTCGATGCGGTCAGGACACCTATTGGTAGATACAACGGCAGTCTCCGTCACATCCGTCCGGATGATTTAGGTGCGGTTGTCATCAAAGCATTGATAGAACGAAATCCAAACGTACCTGCAGCTGAAATTGAAGAAGTAGTTCTAGGCAATGCGAACCAGGCAGGTGAAGATAACCGGAATGTCGCGAGGATGTCCGGACTTTTGGCTGGACTGCCTGTCGAGGTTGCCGGGACAACCATCAACCGATTATGCGGTTCGGGTCTGGATGCAGTCAACTATGCGGTCAGGGCAATTTTTGCTGGTGAAGGCGAGATTTTCATTGCCGGAGGGACGGAAAGCATGACAAGGGCGCCATTTGTGATGGCAAAGCCAGAAAAGAACTTTCCGCGCGGCAATATGGAGATGTTCGATACAACCATCGGCTGGCGTTTTGTGAACGGCAAATTGAGGGAAATGTACGGAACAGACAGCATGCCTGAGACGGCAGAGAACGTGGCTATAAAGTATGGAATATCCAGGGAAGCGCAGGACGAATTCGCTGCAGAAAGCCAGCTTCGCGCACAAAATGCGATGGAAGCCGGGCGATTTGAAAATGAAATCATTCCAGTTGTTTATGAAGATAAAAAGGGGAACAAAACGATCATTGACCGTGACGAACATCCTCGACCTGGAACGACGGTTGAAAAACTGGCAAAGTTGAAGCCGCTATTTAAGGATGGCACCGTAACTGCGGGGAATGCATCAGGTGTGAATGATGGTGCTTCGGCTTTGTTATTGATGAGCCGTGGGAAGGCTGAAGAGCTTGGCCTGAAGCCGCTGGCAAAATATATTGTGTCTGCAACAGCGGGACTAGAACCTTCCATCATGGGCATGGGACCGGTATATGCAGTTCAAAAGGCTCTGAAGCGCGCAAGCTTATCCGTAGAGGAATTGGATCTGATTGAATTGAATGAGGCGTTTGCTGCCCAGTCCCTCGGATGCATCCAGGAGCTGGGGCTGGACAAATCCAAGGTCAATGTAAACGGAGGGGCAATTGCATTCGGTCATCCGCTCGGTGCAAGCGGGGCGAGGATTTTGACAAGCCTTTTATATGAAATGAAAAAGCGGGATTCCAAGTATGGACTTGCGACCATGTGTGTAGGTGTCGGCCAGGGAATCGCCACGATTATCGAGAATATAGGAGAGAGATAA
- a CDS encoding EthD family reductase has translation MVKLIAIYKHPQDKEAFDKHYFETHAPLTEKIPGLRKMEVTRIVGSPMGGEGKYYLMCEMYYDDHDALKAGMKSAEGKASGKDVMSFAGDLVTMMIGEEVNE, from the coding sequence ATGGTAAAACTAATCGCAATTTACAAGCATCCACAGGATAAAGAGGCTTTTGACAAGCATTATTTTGAAACACATGCTCCGTTGACAGAAAAAATTCCAGGACTACGCAAAATGGAAGTGACTCGTATCGTCGGCAGCCCAATGGGTGGAGAAGGCAAATATTATCTTATGTGCGAAATGTATTATGACGACCATGATGCATTAAAAGCTGGAATGAAATCTGCTGAAGGCAAGGCTTCTGGAAAGGATGTTATGAGCTTTGCGGGTGATCTGGTCACAATGATGATCGGTGAAGAAGTGAATGAATAA